The following coding sequences lie in one Rutidosis leptorrhynchoides isolate AG116_Rl617_1_P2 chromosome 4, CSIRO_AGI_Rlap_v1, whole genome shotgun sequence genomic window:
- the LOC139839385 gene encoding uncharacterized protein, with protein sequence MSPQDTLIIGSDSRPPVLFDGKYYQWLHRITQYIDYKGDKRERAQGDMEAKNITMQAIPYELFENVDSNTSAKDIWDEIRRQQEGYDMTSVTKLNKALGLYEDFKQEPEELLKDTYRCFNGILNE encoded by the exons ATGTCTCCTCAAGATACCTTAATCATTGGATCCGATTCCAGACCACCTgtattgtttgatggcaagtattaCCAGTGGCTACATCGTATCACACAGTACATAgattacaagg GTGATAAACGTGAAAGGGCTCAAGGTGATATGGAAGCTAAAAATATCACCATGCAAGCAATTCCTTATGAATTGTTTGAGAATGTGGATAGCAACACATCTGCTAAAGACATTTGGGATGAGATCCGTAGACAACAAGAAGGCTATGACATGACAAGTGTCACTAAGCTGAATAAGGCCCTTGGACTTTATGAAGATTTTAAGCAAGAACCCGAGGAATTACTTAAGGATACCTACAGATGTTTCAATGGTATTCTAAATGAGTAG
- the LOC139839387 gene encoding secreted RxLR effector protein 161-like, whose translation MNSEMEALNINDTWKITEYQRLIRKLIYLTLTRPDISFTVQCLSQFMHAALQSHVKLAYRVLRHLKSAPGKGVNINKYVSDNCVLTAYSDADWGKCLESKKSITGYCIFLAGSLISWKCKKQATVSRSSTKLEYRALATITFSLCGLSKDSIEFLSFTLRLGLSTATVDIRYISHSNLATEPDTESESDTEPQSRFYLILWVLSDLRQSVLC comes from the exons ATGAATAGTGAAATGGAAGCTTTAAACATAAATGATACTTGGAAAATTACTGAATACCAAAGACTAATTAGGAAACTTATTTATCTTACTTTAACTAGACCTGATATATCTTTTACTGTTCAATGTCTTAGTCAGTTTATGCATGCTGCATTACAGTCTCATGTCAAACTTGCATACAGGGTTTTAAGGCATTTAAAGTCTGCACCTGGTAAAGGAGTTAACATTAATAAATATGTATCTGATAATTGTGTGCTTACTGCTTATTCTGATGCTGATTGGGGTAAATGTCTAGAGTCTAAAAAATCTATAACTGGTTATTGTATTTTCTTAGCTGGTTCATTAATCTCTTGGAAATGTAAAAAACAAGCAACTGTTTCTAGATCTTCTACTAAATTAGAATATAGAGCTTTAGCTACAATAACTT TTAGTTTGTGTGGTTTGAGCAAGGATTCGATTGAATTTCTAAGTTTTACACTTAGACtcggtttgtcaactgctacagtcgACATTCGGTATATTTCACATTCG AATTTGGCTACCGAGCCAGATACCGAATCCGAATCTGATACCGAACCACAATCTCGGTTTTACTTGATACTTTGGGTTTTAAGTGACCTAAGGCAGTCTGTTTTGTGCTAA